The proteins below come from a single Eucalyptus grandis isolate ANBG69807.140 chromosome 3, ASM1654582v1, whole genome shotgun sequence genomic window:
- the LOC108958706 gene encoding disease resistance protein TAO1-like isoform X3, producing the protein MWDHCQLNPRRGIEVLTERCLIKILDNDKFWMHDQLIALGRKIVRDNSHGELGKQSRLWIAEEALDIIRIEERAHNLRVISLTECDGLTTIPDFSKCLHLQRLTLAHCSRLKRIQSFIRHLQSLIELDIEGCIGLTELPEELGALAKLQRFSLQGCSGLCELPSSFGNLTSLIELDLSSTGIGKSKKITRCNLRWIERLSRLKKLDLNLSNICALPELASLSHLEELTVSEEWVEFKNHPPSLKHLRITMGASSIELIAPSNSVRHLLH; encoded by the exons ATGTGGGACCATTGTCAACTAAATCCCCGAAGAGGAATTGAAGTCCTTACTGAGAGGTGCTTGATAAAGATTTTGGATAATGAtaagttttggatgcatgatcaactcaTAGCACTAGGAAGGAAAATTGTCCGTGACAACAGCCATGGTGAACTTGGAAAGCAGAGTAGGTTGTGGATTGCAGAAGAGGCCTTGGATATTATAAGAATCGAAGAG AGGGCACATAATTTGAGAGTTATATCCCTTACAGAGTGTGATGGCTTAACGACAATCCCGGACTTCTCTAAATGCTTACATTTACAAAGGTTGACTCTTGCACACTGCAGCAGGCTAAAGAGGATTCAAAGCTTCATTAGACATCTACAGTCATTGATTGAATTAGATATTGAAGGATGCATTGGTCTTACAGAATTGCCCGAAGAACTGGGGGCACTAGCCAAGCTACAACGCTTCTCATTGCAAGGATGTTCTGGGTTGTGTGAACTTCCAAGCTCCTTTGGAAATTTAACATCATTGATAGAGTTAGACTTATCAAGTACAGGCATTGgcaaatcaaagaaaatcacAAGATGCAACTTAAGGTGGATTGAGAGGTTATCTAGATTGAAAAAGTTAgatttaaatttgtcaaacatcTGTGCACTTCCAGAGTTGGCTTCTCTTTCTCATCTGGAAGAGCTTACTGTGTCTGAGGAATGGGTAGAATTCAAGAATCATCCACCCTCTCTGAAACACTTGCGTATCACAATGGGGGCGTCATCGATAGAGTTGATTGCTCCATCAAACTCGGTGCGTCATCTTCTTCATTAA
- the LOC108958706 gene encoding disease resistance protein TAO1-like isoform X2, translating to MWDHCQLNPRRGIEVLTERCLIKILDNDKFWMHDQLIALGRKIVRDNSHGELGKQSRLWIAEEALDIIRIEERKDKVIALDIDGFDYSIEIKNQEFERLQNLRFLKLCNGTFVGDFARCRSKLTWIYWCCPHWDFRADNMYLNHLVVFELGSSGFTDDSKVWDLIKRAHNLRVISLTECDGLTTIPDFSKCLHLQRLTLAHCSRLKRIQSFIRHLQSLIELDIEGCIGLTELPEELGALAKLQRFSLQGCSGLCELPSSFGNLTSLIELDLSSTGIGKSKKITRCNLRWIERVGFSFSSGRAYCV from the exons ATGTGGGACCATTGTCAACTAAATCCCCGAAGAGGAATTGAAGTCCTTACTGAGAGGTGCTTGATAAAGATTTTGGATAATGAtaagttttggatgcatgatcaactcaTAGCACTAGGAAGGAAAATTGTCCGTGACAACAGCCATGGTGAACTTGGAAAGCAGAGTAGGTTGTGGATTGCAGAAGAGGCCTTGGATATTATAAGAATCGAAGAG AGGAAGGACAAGGTTATAGCACTTGACATAGATGGATTTGATTACTCCATAGAGATTAAAAATCAGGAATTTGAAAGATTACAAAACCTAAGATTTCTCAAGTTATGCAATGGAACCTTTGTTGGGGACTTTGCAAGGTGTCGTTCAAAGTTGACATGGATTTATTGGTGTTGTCCTCATTGGGATTTTAGGGCGGACAATATGTATTTGAACCATCTTGTTGTTTTTGAACTTGGCTCAAGTGGCTTCACAGATGATTCAAAAGTATGGGACTTGATCAAG AGGGCACATAATTTGAGAGTTATATCCCTTACAGAGTGTGATGGCTTAACGACAATCCCGGACTTCTCTAAATGCTTACATTTACAAAGGTTGACTCTTGCACACTGCAGCAGGCTAAAGAGGATTCAAAGCTTCATTAGACATCTACAGTCATTGATTGAATTAGATATTGAAGGATGCATTGGTCTTACAGAATTGCCCGAAGAACTGGGGGCACTAGCCAAGCTACAACGCTTCTCATTGCAAGGATGTTCTGGGTTGTGTGAACTTCCAAGCTCCTTTGGAAATTTAACATCATTGATAGAGTTAGACTTATCAAGTACAGGCATTGgcaaatcaaagaaaatcacAAGATGCAACTTAAGGTGGATTGAGAG AGTTGGCTTCTCTTTCTCATCTGGAAGAGCTTACTGTGTCTGA
- the LOC108958706 gene encoding disease resistance protein RPP2B-like isoform X4, protein MWDHCQLNPRRGIEVLTERCLIKILDNDKFWMHDQLIALGRKIVRDNSHGELGKQSRLWIAEEALDIIRIEERKDKVIALDIDGFDYSIEIKNQEFERLQNLRFLKLCNGTFVGDFARCRSKLTWIYWCCPHWDFRADNMYLNHLVVFELGSSGFTDDSKVWDLIKRAHNLRVISLTECDGLTTIPDFSKCLHLQRIARRTGGTSQATTLLIARMFWVV, encoded by the exons ATGTGGGACCATTGTCAACTAAATCCCCGAAGAGGAATTGAAGTCCTTACTGAGAGGTGCTTGATAAAGATTTTGGATAATGAtaagttttggatgcatgatcaactcaTAGCACTAGGAAGGAAAATTGTCCGTGACAACAGCCATGGTGAACTTGGAAAGCAGAGTAGGTTGTGGATTGCAGAAGAGGCCTTGGATATTATAAGAATCGAAGAG AGGAAGGACAAGGTTATAGCACTTGACATAGATGGATTTGATTACTCCATAGAGATTAAAAATCAGGAATTTGAAAGATTACAAAACCTAAGATTTCTCAAGTTATGCAATGGAACCTTTGTTGGGGACTTTGCAAGGTGTCGTTCAAAGTTGACATGGATTTATTGGTGTTGTCCTCATTGGGATTTTAGGGCGGACAATATGTATTTGAACCATCTTGTTGTTTTTGAACTTGGCTCAAGTGGCTTCACAGATGATTCAAAAGTATGGGACTTGATCAAG AGGGCACATAATTTGAGAGTTATATCCCTTACAGAGTGTGATGGCTTAACGACAATCCCGGACTTCTCTAAATGCTTACATTTACAAAG AATTGCCCGAAGAACTGGGGGCACTAGCCAAGCTACAACGCTTCTCATTGCAAGGATGTTCTGGGTTGTGTGA
- the LOC108958706 gene encoding disease resistance protein TAO1-like isoform X1 has translation MWDHCQLNPRRGIEVLTERCLIKILDNDKFWMHDQLIALGRKIVRDNSHGELGKQSRLWIAEEALDIIRIEERKDKVIALDIDGFDYSIEIKNQEFERLQNLRFLKLCNGTFVGDFARCRSKLTWIYWCCPHWDFRADNMYLNHLVVFELGSSGFTDDSKVWDLIKRAHNLRVISLTECDGLTTIPDFSKCLHLQRLTLAHCSRLKRIQSFIRHLQSLIELDIEGCIGLTELPEELGALAKLQRFSLQGCSGLCELPSSFGNLTSLIELDLSSTGIGKSKKITRCNLRWIERLSRLKKLDLNLSNICALPELASLSHLEELTVSEEWVEFKNHPPSLKHLRITMGASSIELIAPSNSVRHLLH, from the exons ATGTGGGACCATTGTCAACTAAATCCCCGAAGAGGAATTGAAGTCCTTACTGAGAGGTGCTTGATAAAGATTTTGGATAATGAtaagttttggatgcatgatcaactcaTAGCACTAGGAAGGAAAATTGTCCGTGACAACAGCCATGGTGAACTTGGAAAGCAGAGTAGGTTGTGGATTGCAGAAGAGGCCTTGGATATTATAAGAATCGAAGAG AGGAAGGACAAGGTTATAGCACTTGACATAGATGGATTTGATTACTCCATAGAGATTAAAAATCAGGAATTTGAAAGATTACAAAACCTAAGATTTCTCAAGTTATGCAATGGAACCTTTGTTGGGGACTTTGCAAGGTGTCGTTCAAAGTTGACATGGATTTATTGGTGTTGTCCTCATTGGGATTTTAGGGCGGACAATATGTATTTGAACCATCTTGTTGTTTTTGAACTTGGCTCAAGTGGCTTCACAGATGATTCAAAAGTATGGGACTTGATCAAG AGGGCACATAATTTGAGAGTTATATCCCTTACAGAGTGTGATGGCTTAACGACAATCCCGGACTTCTCTAAATGCTTACATTTACAAAGGTTGACTCTTGCACACTGCAGCAGGCTAAAGAGGATTCAAAGCTTCATTAGACATCTACAGTCATTGATTGAATTAGATATTGAAGGATGCATTGGTCTTACAGAATTGCCCGAAGAACTGGGGGCACTAGCCAAGCTACAACGCTTCTCATTGCAAGGATGTTCTGGGTTGTGTGAACTTCCAAGCTCCTTTGGAAATTTAACATCATTGATAGAGTTAGACTTATCAAGTACAGGCATTGgcaaatcaaagaaaatcacAAGATGCAACTTAAGGTGGATTGAGAGGTTATCTAGATTGAAAAAGTTAgatttaaatttgtcaaacatcTGTGCACTTCCAGAGTTGGCTTCTCTTTCTCATCTGGAAGAGCTTACTGTGTCTGAGGAATGGGTAGAATTCAAGAATCATCCACCCTCTCTGAAACACTTGCGTATCACAATGGGGGCGTCATCGATAGAGTTGATTGCTCCATCAAACTCGGTGCGTCATCTTCTTCATTAA